Proteins encoded within one genomic window of Macrotis lagotis isolate mMagLag1 chromosome 3, bilby.v1.9.chrom.fasta, whole genome shotgun sequence:
- the LOC141516687 gene encoding olfactory receptor 5B12-like produces MDNGSKVNEFILTGLTDDPELKVPLFIMFTLIYLITLLGNLSIVVLISWDTALHTPMYFFLSNLSLVDFGYSSAVTPKVMVGLLTGDKVISYNGCATQMFFFGAFATTESFLLASMAYDRHIAVCKPLHYTITMTSALCAHLASGAYICGLLSSSIVTGNTFTLSFCKSNIVHHFFCDLPPLLLLSCSDIHILEPVFFIIGSLAAFFPFLVIFTSYLLIFITILKIHSTEGRQKAFSTCASHLTAVSIFYGTIIFMYFQPSSSHSMDMDKMVSVFYTMIIPMMNPMVYSLRNKDVKNAFWKAMKGRQL; encoded by the coding sequence ATGGATAACGGTTCTAAAGTGAATGAGTTCATCCTTACAGGACTAACCGATGATCCTGAGCTTAAGGTTCCTCTCTTCATAATGTTCACCCTCATCTATCTCATCACACTACTAGGGAACTTGAGCATAGTAGTTCTGATCTCCTGGGATACCGCCCTCCATACCCCCATGTACTTTTTCCTCAGTAACCTCTCTCTGGTGGATTTTGGATATTCTTCAGCTGTTACTCCCAAGGTGATGGTTGGTCTTCTCACAGGGGACAAGGTCATCTCCTATAATGGGTGTGCTacacaaatgtttttctttggggCTTTTGCTACTACTGAAAGCTTCCTCTTAGCTTCCATGGCCTATGATCGTCACATAGCTGTATGTAAGCCCCTGCATTATACCATCACCATGACATCAGCTCTTTGTGCTCATCTGGCCAGTGGTGCTTATATATGTGGCTTGTTATCTTCTTCCATAGTCACAGGAAACACATTTACTCTTTCCTTCTGTAAGTCCAACATAGTCCATCACTTTTTCTGTGATCTTCCCCCTCTCCTACTTCTGTCTTGCTCTGATATTCACATCCTTGAGCcagtattctttatcatagggTCATTGGCtgcatttttcccatttcttgtcATCTTTACCTCTTATTTGTTAATCTTCATAACCATCCTGAAGATCCATTCTACTGAAGGCCGCCAGAAAGCTTTCTCCACCTGTGCTTCCCATCTCACAGCAGTGTCTATATTTTATGGGACAATTATCTTCATGTATTTCCAACCCAGCTCAAGTCATTCAATGGATATGGACAAAATGGTATCAGTATTCTACACTATGATTATCCCTATGATGAATCCTATGGTTTATAGTCTTAGGAACAAAGATGTCAAAAATGCCTTTTGGAAAGCTATGAAGGGAAGACAACTTTAA